Proteins encoded in a region of the Armatimonadota bacterium genome:
- a CDS encoding NAD-dependent epimerase/dehydratase family protein — MAGNRTVVTGAGGFIGGHLVEYLKNNGVQDLVAVDIKPYEEWYQVHDYADNKILDLREREACQNAVKGCGTVFNLAADMGGMGFIENNKALCMISVLINTHMLMAAKDEGAKRFFYASSACVYNGEKQQDVNNPGLKEEDAYPALAEDGYGWEKLFSERMCRHFMEDFGIVTRVARFHNVYGPHGTWDGGREKAPAAICRKVINSKLTGDHNIEIWGDGHQTRSFMYIDDCTLGIKKIMDSGIEYPINLGSSEMVSINQLVGMVEDIAGITLDRHYNLNAPKGVRGRSSDNTLIEKELGWEPSVSLREGMEKTYAWIYDQMTSNVPSKV; from the coding sequence ATGGCTGGCAACAGGACGGTGGTCACGGGAGCGGGCGGTTTCATTGGTGGACACCTTGTCGAATACTTGAAGAACAACGGTGTCCAGGACCTCGTGGCCGTCGATATCAAGCCGTACGAGGAGTGGTACCAAGTCCACGACTACGCCGACAACAAGATCCTCGACCTCCGCGAGCGGGAGGCCTGTCAAAACGCCGTCAAGGGTTGTGGGACGGTCTTCAACCTCGCCGCCGACATGGGCGGAATGGGCTTCATCGAGAACAACAAGGCGCTCTGCATGATCAGCGTCTTGATCAACACCCACATGTTAATGGCGGCCAAAGACGAAGGCGCCAAGCGGTTCTTCTACGCCTCGTCGGCGTGCGTCTACAACGGCGAAAAGCAGCAGGACGTCAACAATCCCGGTCTGAAGGAAGAAGACGCCTATCCTGCCCTGGCCGAAGACGGCTATGGCTGGGAAAAGCTCTTTAGCGAGCGGATGTGCCGCCACTTCATGGAGGACTTCGGGATCGTGACGCGCGTCGCCAGGTTCCACAACGTCTATGGCCCCCACGGAACGTGGGACGGTGGCCGCGAGAAGGCACCGGCCGCGATCTGCCGGAAAGTCATCAACTCGAAGCTCACGGGCGACCACAACATCGAGATCTGGGGAGACGGCCATCAGACGCGCAGCTTCATGTACATCGATGACTGCACGCTCGGGATCAAGAAGATCATGGACAGCGGCATCGAGTATCCGATCAACCTCGGAAGCTCGGAAATGGTCTCGATCAACCAACTCGTCGGCATGGTCGAGGACATCGCCGGCATCACGCTCGATCGGCATTACAACTTGAACGCGCCCAAAGGCGTCCGTGGACGGAGCAGCGACAACACGCTCATCGAAAAGGAACTCGGCTGGGAGCCCTCGGTCTCGCTCCGGGAAGGCATGGAGAAGACCTATGCCTGGATCTACGACCAGATGACGAGCAACGTCCCGTCGAAAGTCTGA
- a CDS encoding HEPN domain-containing protein, translating into MAALRAADGPWPPAAYHAQQAAEKYTKAVLVAGGVQPPYSHDVALLLSKHQGTVVPTDVESAANTVASFVTLTRYPGFVPVGQSDFLVAETAMLKVKAWCLAEIARIYA; encoded by the coding sequence ATCGCGGCTCTCCGGGCAGCCGACGGCCCTTGGCCGCCGGCGGCGTATCACGCCCAGCAGGCAGCTGAGAAGTACACAAAGGCCGTCCTTGTGGCCGGAGGAGTCCAGCCGCCGTACTCGCATGACGTGGCGCTGTTGCTCTCAAAGCACCAGGGCACGGTCGTTCCGACCGATGTCGAGTCCGCAGCGAACACGGTCGCGTCTTTCGTCACGCTCACGCGCTATCCCGGCTTTGTCCCCGTCGGGCAGTCCGATTTTCTCGTCGCCGAAACGGCGATGCTGAAGGTCAAGGCCTGGTGCCTTGCCGAGATCGCACGGATCTACGCTTAG
- a CDS encoding glycosyltransferase family 4 protein, translating to MNKMRIVVHDYSGHPFQVELSRSLARRGHQVLHLFSGSFLTPQGALVKRHDDPESFQVEPIRLEQKVDKSNVFKRRQADFEHGRKAVERIARFAPQAVLSANTPLDAQKMLLAQSRASGAKFTFWVQDLIGQAVRRLMAGKWAGLGTLAGDHYVRLENRLLEQSDAIVLIAEDFRPFLPASVQNKPKVHVIENWAPLSDMPVRDRVNPWGVKHGFEDGLNFLYSGTLGMKHNPELLVRLSEKLRGRARMIVVSEGQSIEFLKGRMQELGLDNLHVLPFQPFEAMPDMLATADVLVAVLEPDAGVFSVPSKVLTYLCAGKPLLLAVPLENLAARIVTQNGAGSVVRPDDEAGFVEKAEALADDVAQRATAGQAARAYAETTFDIEAITDKFEPILKV from the coding sequence GTGAACAAGATGAGGATCGTCGTCCACGACTACTCGGGACACCCGTTCCAGGTCGAACTGAGCCGCTCGTTGGCCCGTCGGGGCCATCAAGTGCTCCACCTGTTCTCAGGGTCGTTCCTGACGCCGCAGGGCGCGCTGGTCAAACGGCACGACGACCCGGAGTCGTTCCAAGTCGAACCGATACGGCTCGAGCAAAAGGTCGACAAGTCCAACGTCTTCAAGCGCCGTCAGGCCGACTTTGAACACGGCCGCAAAGCGGTCGAGCGCATCGCCCGCTTCGCCCCTCAGGCCGTCCTGTCGGCCAACACGCCGCTCGACGCGCAGAAGATGCTTCTCGCCCAAAGCCGGGCGAGCGGAGCCAAGTTCACGTTCTGGGTCCAGGACTTGATCGGACAAGCCGTCCGTCGCCTGATGGCGGGGAAGTGGGCCGGCCTCGGCACTCTCGCGGGCGACCACTATGTCCGGCTCGAAAACCGGCTTCTCGAGCAGAGCGACGCGATCGTCCTGATCGCCGAGGATTTCCGACCGTTCCTTCCGGCGTCGGTCCAGAACAAGCCGAAAGTCCACGTGATCGAAAACTGGGCCCCCCTGTCGGACATGCCCGTCAGGGACAGGGTCAACCCATGGGGCGTCAAGCACGGCTTCGAGGACGGCCTCAATTTCCTCTATTCGGGCACGCTCGGAATGAAGCACAATCCCGAACTGCTCGTCCGACTGTCCGAAAAACTCCGGGGTCGGGCAAGGATGATCGTCGTCTCGGAGGGTCAGAGCATCGAGTTCCTCAAGGGCCGTATGCAAGAACTCGGGCTCGACAACCTGCACGTCTTGCCGTTCCAGCCGTTCGAGGCCATGCCCGACATGCTCGCCACGGCGGACGTCCTCGTCGCCGTCCTCGAGCCCGACGCCGGTGTGTTCTCGGTGCCTTCGAAGGTCTTGACCTATCTGTGCGCGGGCAAGCCGTTGCTGCTCGCCGTTCCCTTGGAGAACCTGGCCGCCAGGATCGTGACGCAGAACGGGGCGGGGTCCGTGGTCCGGCCGGACGACGAGGCCGGGTTCGTGGAGAAGGCCGAGGCCCTGGCCGACGACGTGGCTCAGCGGGCCACGGCAGGCCAAGCCGCTCGGGCTTACGCGGAGACCACGTTCGACATCGAAGCGATCACGGACAAGTTCGAACCGATCCTCAAGGTCTAG
- a CDS encoding nucleotidyltransferase domain-containing protein, producing the protein MNEAEAVDLVCQRMCETFAVHRVLLFGSRGRGEAREDSDLDVLVIADSEVPFVPRQAIAYQAMAGRQFSLDLVVCTPAEFEAAREVIGSTAYWADREGKLVYAAA; encoded by the coding sequence ATGAACGAGGCAGAGGCCGTGGACCTGGTCTGCCAAAGGATGTGTGAGACGTTCGCCGTCCACCGCGTCCTCCTCTTCGGTTCTCGTGGCCGGGGCGAGGCCCGAGAGGACAGTGACCTCGACGTCCTGGTGATCGCCGATTCCGAGGTCCCGTTCGTCCCCCGCCAGGCCATCGCCTATCAAGCCATGGCCGGCCGCCAGTTCTCGCTCGACCTTGTCGTCTGCACGCCCGCTGAATTCGAGGCGGCGAGGGAGGTCATTGGCTCTACCGCCTATTGGGCCGACAGAGAGGGCAAGCTGGTCTATGCCGCCGCCTAA
- a CDS encoding polysaccharide deacetylase family protein, translating into MKQMGRCLVLFLAGLVGAQAYALNQELIDFTALPTVPPENVRPGSIAVEDFPLPVVDNAGAPVCDHSQSTVVEREVTDATDGRAGFKTSVLTYPVLNTFSFPQPGHEISLWLHVSGPPLFVPGPAPFSSTESHPGLVTVRLIGQGKTFTSRKMEVTRGWNELKFYLSSKVNAARNATDFNNRLVHFTPEDESGTTIDTVQIVVDGTFDSAESFSIGKVRLNTCKVQPVEPSSVVMVYDDGWSGFYNYGYKYGILRIYQIPATLAVVKNYAAPVDLHMSLNQIKEVFNYTGSGGKIFDVVNHTMTHNPLHGDGAGTGPKRNYRTQNGVIGVYDDIFEGRKFLIDNGLTRNGSENFLIYPGGASDAQVHAAMEQIGIRYGRKVNCERNQNANNNSTRNPYGGECYDAATAENSWSQYASAHPLDEMLDWIDEGIETGRPRFIMWHDLVQNMPAFNEDGRAVDGWHTVHNTNTIDFHNKVVKYISQMRGPKCVPRTLPNWYNSLSELQRVAGVHY; encoded by the coding sequence ATGAAGCAGATGGGGCGTTGTCTTGTGTTGTTCCTCGCGGGCCTCGTCGGGGCGCAGGCTTATGCACTGAACCAGGAGTTGATCGACTTCACGGCACTGCCGACCGTACCGCCGGAAAACGTCCGGCCCGGAAGCATTGCGGTCGAGGACTTTCCCTTGCCCGTCGTCGACAACGCGGGAGCCCCTGTCTGCGACCACTCTCAGTCCACAGTCGTCGAGCGCGAAGTGACGGATGCGACCGACGGAAGAGCCGGGTTCAAGACGTCGGTGCTCACGTACCCGGTCCTGAACACGTTCTCCTTCCCGCAACCTGGGCACGAGATTTCGCTTTGGCTGCACGTGTCCGGCCCGCCGCTCTTCGTTCCTGGCCCGGCACCGTTTTCCTCGACCGAGAGCCACCCCGGACTTGTAACGGTCCGCCTCATCGGGCAAGGCAAGACCTTCACGTCCCGAAAAATGGAGGTCACCCGGGGATGGAACGAGCTCAAGTTCTATCTTTCGAGCAAAGTGAACGCGGCCCGCAATGCGACCGACTTCAACAACAGGCTCGTCCACTTCACCCCCGAAGACGAGAGCGGGACGACCATCGACACGGTCCAGATCGTCGTGGACGGCACGTTCGATTCGGCCGAGAGCTTCTCGATCGGTAAGGTCCGGCTCAACACCTGCAAGGTCCAGCCCGTCGAACCGAGTTCCGTCGTCATGGTCTACGACGACGGCTGGTCCGGGTTCTATAACTACGGTTACAAATACGGGATCCTTCGCATCTATCAGATCCCGGCGACGCTCGCGGTCGTGAAGAACTACGCCGCGCCGGTCGATCTCCATATGAGCCTGAACCAGATCAAAGAGGTGTTCAATTACACAGGATCGGGCGGCAAGATCTTCGACGTGGTCAACCACACCATGACCCACAATCCCCTCCACGGAGACGGCGCGGGCACAGGCCCGAAGCGCAACTACCGGACGCAGAACGGTGTGATCGGGGTCTACGACGACATCTTTGAGGGCCGCAAGTTCCTGATCGACAACGGGCTGACCAGGAACGGAAGCGAAAACTTCTTGATCTATCCCGGGGGGGCCAGCGACGCCCAAGTCCATGCGGCGATGGAGCAGATCGGCATCCGCTACGGACGGAAGGTCAACTGCGAGCGCAACCAAAACGCGAACAACAACAGCACGCGCAACCCCTATGGCGGCGAGTGCTACGACGCCGCGACGGCCGAGAACTCCTGGAGCCAGTACGCGAGCGCCCATCCGCTGGACGAGATGCTCGACTGGATCGATGAGGGCATCGAGACAGGACGGCCCCGCTTCATCATGTGGCACGACCTCGTCCAGAACATGCCCGCGTTCAACGAGGACGGCCGCGCCGTCGACGGCTGGCACACCGTGCACAACACGAACACGATCGACTTCCACAACAAAGTCGTGAAGTACATCAGCCAGATGCGCGGTCCGAAGTGCGTCCCCCGCACCTTGCCGAACTGGTACAACAGCCTGTCGGAACTTCAGCGCGTGGCCGGTGTGCACTATTGA
- the folP gene encoding dihydropteroate synthase yields the protein MSVLPIGRPALMGVLNVTPDSFSDGGLYFDQDKAVEAGIRMVEDGADLVDVGGESTRPGASPVSAEDERQRVVPVVRRLVERGVVVSVDTSKVEVASAALDAGAQVVNDVTAFGDPEMADVCARSGCTVCLMHMQGEPRTMQEAPHYDDVVAEVRDFLVGRARAAEAVGVAGDRIWIDPGIGFGKTLGHNLALLARLDEFVATGYPVLIGVSRKSFLGKILGGAPPDERLEGTLAVQVLAQAAGAKIVRAHDVRPARRAMEVASAVLSAGA from the coding sequence ATGTCCGTCCTTCCCATCGGACGTCCGGCCCTCATGGGCGTCCTGAACGTGACGCCGGACAGCTTTTCGGACGGGGGCCTGTACTTCGACCAGGACAAGGCGGTCGAGGCCGGGATCCGGATGGTCGAGGACGGTGCGGATCTCGTCGACGTCGGCGGAGAATCGACGAGACCCGGTGCCTCTCCCGTCTCGGCCGAGGACGAGCGGCAGCGGGTCGTCCCTGTGGTCAGGCGCCTCGTCGAAAGGGGAGTCGTGGTCTCGGTCGATACGTCGAAGGTCGAAGTCGCATCGGCCGCGCTCGATGCCGGCGCCCAGGTCGTCAACGACGTCACGGCTTTCGGCGACCCAGAGATGGCCGACGTGTGCGCCCGCTCAGGGTGTACGGTCTGCCTTATGCACATGCAAGGGGAACCCCGCACGATGCAAGAGGCGCCGCACTATGACGACGTCGTTGCAGAGGTCAGGGACTTTCTGGTCGGGCGCGCCAGGGCCGCGGAAGCCGTAGGCGTCGCAGGCGACCGGATCTGGATCGACCCAGGCATCGGTTTCGGGAAGACGCTCGGTCACAACCTCGCGCTTTTGGCCCGGTTGGACGAGTTCGTGGCGACTGGCTATCCGGTCTTGATCGGCGTCAGCCGTAAGTCGTTCCTCGGCAAGATCCTCGGCGGTGCCCCACCTGACGAGCGGCTCGAAGGCACGCTCGCCGTTCAGGTCCTGGCGCAGGCGGCGGGAGCGAAGATCGTCCGCGCCCACGACGTCCGGCCGGCCCGAAGGGCCATGGAAGTCGCGTCGGCCGTGCTCTCGGCAGGGGCTTGA
- a CDS encoding NF038122 family metalloprotease codes for MRSRSGTFRFALLSIGLSVSASAWAGFKIVPVYDPSITNDPQAAAIKACIESSIALYSAKFTDDVTVKIYFQKGGGLGTNIYGYYWNGAGVAYDVLDADAKSNDDIEATKHMRSTGFGSVGYTSANGRAMGLNTPGFLSAGGEGGFDGIVSLNTDICFFDHENPVGGKFDLYSATAHEIDEVLGTVSGTGDWLAFSADCFRYDGAGHHLFSGDTNTHAYFSVDATNMIVEYNQFGRTGGDWGDWVPHWPSMTQDWSIFSGIKIDPGEPEFRLLDVVGYDRSTQFPATYSIVRGVPQSGNLQSLFVVDGDRLTVKNGVVPVRNDFPVQVVVQGDSRFAVPGALRFLLTARTSVPTLSQTIELYDWTTGLYVPLDSRNGKVGDSTVTVSAPDAPRFVDPLTKHVRARIKYRVTQAALTSDWTVAINQAVWEITP; via the coding sequence ATGCGCTCAAGGTCGGGGACGTTCCGGTTCGCTTTGCTGTCCATCGGCTTGTCGGTGTCCGCTTCGGCCTGGGCCGGTTTCAAGATCGTCCCGGTCTATGATCCCAGCATCACGAACGACCCTCAGGCCGCCGCGATCAAAGCGTGCATCGAGTCGTCGATCGCCCTCTATTCGGCCAAGTTCACCGATGACGTCACGGTCAAGATCTACTTCCAAAAGGGAGGCGGTCTCGGCACGAACATCTACGGCTACTACTGGAACGGGGCCGGCGTCGCCTATGACGTCCTCGATGCCGACGCCAAGTCTAACGACGACATCGAGGCCACAAAGCATATGCGCTCGACCGGATTCGGCAGCGTCGGCTACACCAGCGCCAACGGCCGCGCCATGGGCCTGAACACTCCCGGCTTCCTGTCTGCGGGTGGCGAAGGCGGGTTCGACGGCATCGTCAGCCTGAACACCGATATCTGTTTCTTCGACCACGAGAACCCCGTCGGCGGCAAGTTCGACCTCTATTCCGCCACGGCCCACGAGATCGACGAAGTCCTCGGCACGGTTTCGGGGACGGGCGATTGGCTCGCTTTCTCCGCCGACTGCTTCCGCTACGACGGGGCCGGCCACCATCTCTTCTCGGGCGACACCAACACCCACGCCTACTTCTCGGTCGACGCGACGAACATGATCGTCGAATACAACCAGTTCGGACGGACGGGCGGCGACTGGGGCGACTGGGTGCCGCACTGGCCGTCGATGACGCAAGACTGGTCGATCTTTTCCGGCATCAAGATCGATCCGGGCGAACCGGAGTTCCGGCTCCTCGACGTGGTCGGCTACGACCGCTCGACGCAGTTTCCCGCGACCTACTCCATCGTGCGCGGCGTGCCCCAGTCCGGAAACCTTCAGAGCCTCTTCGTGGTCGACGGTGACCGCCTGACGGTCAAGAACGGCGTCGTCCCCGTCCGCAACGACTTCCCTGTCCAGGTCGTCGTGCAAGGCGATTCGCGGTTCGCCGTTCCCGGCGCCCTCAGGTTCCTCCTGACCGCCAGGACGTCGGTCCCCACCCTTTCGCAGACGATCGAACTCTACGACTGGACGACCGGCCTCTACGTCCCGCTCGACAGCCGGAACGGGAAGGTGGGCGATTCCACCGTGACCGTGTCCGCACCCGATGCTCCCCGATTCGTCGACCCCCTGACCAAGCATGTCCGGGCGCGGATCAAGTACCGGGTGACCCAGGCGGCTTTGACCTCCGACTGGACGGTCGCCATCAATCAGGCCGTCTGGGAGATCACGCCTTAG
- a CDS encoding MATE family efflux transporter, which translates to MESVDTAQAGPEPETEHSARTVWILAWPAVALNTLQTVNALLDTYFVQHLPVANLTAIGGATSILFLLVSMAIALGTASTALVSRAYGAGDREGFVTANQKCLGLALTGGLAFAALSLPGSALASVTLLPADAPQAQHLMRVYLGTFALALPPLFLIQSLAGALRGTGDTKSPMVISGLQIGLHIVCNALLINGRLAFGPIVIPGFGLGIFGAGLAMVVSSWAAAAFYLFWAGRTSLGASWRLSWPGMAWVRRILVIAVPAAMMSVVRVTSLMALTGILKSVPGGANAIAAMRPAFSIESLAFMPPFGLSIAAAALVGQSLGMGRPDRASKLAWTAAHHAAVVSTVASVLLFVFAPNVAHSVVANQPEVADVVARYLRFICVTEVLFAYAMVLVGAMQGAGDTVRPMWLTVVCMWGVRVGLAGLFAIGLKQGADGCWLAMTLTQGVQGPAAMILFKQGAWKTVQV; encoded by the coding sequence TTGGAATCCGTCGACACCGCGCAAGCGGGCCCTGAGCCCGAGACAGAGCATTCGGCGCGGACCGTCTGGATCCTCGCCTGGCCCGCCGTCGCGCTCAACACGCTGCAGACGGTCAACGCCCTTCTGGACACGTACTTCGTCCAGCACTTGCCCGTCGCGAACCTGACCGCCATCGGAGGAGCGACGAGCATCCTCTTCCTCCTGGTCTCTATGGCCATCGCGCTCGGGACGGCTTCGACGGCCTTGGTCAGCCGGGCGTACGGCGCCGGGGACCGCGAAGGGTTCGTCACCGCGAACCAGAAGTGTCTCGGCCTGGCCTTGACGGGCGGACTGGCCTTCGCCGCTCTCAGCCTGCCGGGATCGGCGCTCGCCAGCGTGACCCTTCTACCCGCGGACGCGCCGCAAGCCCAACATTTGATGCGGGTCTACCTTGGGACGTTCGCCCTCGCCCTTCCGCCCCTGTTCCTTATCCAATCGTTGGCGGGCGCGTTGAGAGGGACCGGCGACACCAAAAGCCCGATGGTGATCAGCGGACTTCAGATCGGCCTGCACATCGTGTGCAACGCCCTGCTCATCAATGGCCGCCTCGCCTTCGGACCGATCGTGATCCCAGGGTTCGGACTGGGGATCTTCGGTGCGGGACTTGCCATGGTCGTCAGCTCCTGGGCTGCGGCGGCGTTCTACCTCTTTTGGGCGGGCCGTACCTCTCTGGGAGCGAGCTGGCGCCTTTCATGGCCTGGCATGGCTTGGGTACGACGGATCCTCGTCATCGCCGTACCGGCCGCGATGATGTCGGTCGTCCGCGTCACGTCGCTGATGGCCCTGACCGGGATCTTGAAGAGCGTTCCGGGCGGAGCCAACGCGATCGCGGCGATGAGACCTGCGTTCAGCATCGAGTCGTTGGCCTTCATGCCTCCCTTCGGACTTTCGATCGCAGCGGCCGCGCTCGTCGGGCAGTCGCTTGGAATGGGACGGCCCGACCGGGCCTCAAAGCTCGCTTGGACGGCCGCCCACCATGCGGCCGTCGTCAGTACGGTCGCCTCCGTCCTCCTGTTCGTCTTCGCGCCCAACGTCGCGCACAGCGTCGTCGCGAACCAACCAGAAGTCGCCGACGTCGTCGCGAGGTACCTGCGCTTCATCTGCGTCACCGAGGTCCTTTTCGCCTATGCGATGGTCCTCGTCGGGGCGATGCAAGGTGCCGGCGACACCGTCCGTCCGATGTGGCTTACGGTCGTCTGCATGTGGGGCGTCCGCGTCGGACTGGCAGGTCTGTTCGCGATCGGGCTCAAGCAAGGCGCCGACGGGTGTTGGCTGGCCATGACCCTGACCCAGGGCGTCCAAGGGCCTGCGGCGATGATCCTCTTCAAGCAAGGCGCTTGGAAGACGGTCCAAGTCTAG
- a CDS encoding threonine--tRNA ligase — MSYEQSHLYKLRHSAAHLMAQAVTELYPGARLSIGPPIENGFYYDIDFPEPLKEEELEKIEHRMRELSNLAQPIVRRSVRDKDEAKAVILDETTNGQGPDNALYKLELLEAIPVGDEVSFYEQRATDKQGKEHVFIDLCRGPHIENTKEIKNFKLLSIAGAYWRGDVKNKQLTRIYGTAFETKDELEAYLHMLEEAKKRDHRVLGRELGLFMFSPRVGTGLPLWLPKGAILRDVLTDVMKQEQLKRGYQPVVTPHIGNIKLYEKSGHIITYRDKMFPFMEDEEKETYILKPMNCPFHIEIYQSQLRSYRDLPVRYAEFGTVHRYEQSGEVTGILRARGFTQDDAHLFVTPDQLLEEFIGVVDLMKTVLKKLGLHDFRARLGTKDPASDKYVGHEDNWTAATAAIEEACRRIGFDYEVSPGDAAFYGPKLDLMIKDALGREWQMGTVQVDYNLPERFELEYIGEDSKPHRPIMIHRAPFGSLERMIGLLTEQYAGAYPFWLSPSQIVVLPIADRHNEAAFALADRLRDTLYDTRPLRVEVDDRRETLGKKIRENQRMKVPFMLIIGDKDIEAGTVGVRSREDGDIGAMTVEEFLVKLP; from the coding sequence ATGAGCTACGAACAAAGCCACCTTTACAAACTTCGACACAGCGCCGCACACCTGATGGCACAGGCCGTCACCGAGCTTTACCCGGGCGCCAGGCTGTCCATCGGCCCTCCGATCGAAAACGGGTTCTACTACGACATCGACTTTCCCGAGCCCCTCAAAGAGGAGGAACTCGAGAAGATCGAGCACCGCATGAGGGAACTCTCCAATCTCGCGCAGCCGATCGTCCGACGGTCCGTACGTGACAAGGACGAGGCCAAGGCCGTCATCCTCGACGAGACGACCAACGGCCAAGGCCCGGACAACGCACTCTACAAGTTGGAGCTCCTCGAAGCGATCCCGGTCGGAGACGAGGTCAGCTTCTACGAACAGCGGGCGACCGACAAACAGGGCAAGGAGCACGTTTTCATCGACCTCTGCCGCGGGCCGCACATCGAGAACACGAAGGAGATCAAGAACTTCAAGTTGCTTTCGATCGCGGGAGCCTATTGGCGCGGGGACGTCAAGAACAAGCAGCTGACCCGCATCTACGGCACCGCCTTCGAGACCAAGGACGAGCTCGAGGCGTACTTGCACATGCTCGAAGAGGCCAAGAAGCGCGACCACCGCGTCTTGGGCAGGGAGCTCGGTCTGTTCATGTTCTCGCCGCGGGTCGGCACGGGCCTGCCGCTTTGGTTGCCGAAGGGCGCGATCCTGCGTGACGTCCTGACCGACGTGATGAAGCAGGAGCAGCTCAAGCGCGGCTACCAGCCCGTCGTGACCCCTCATATCGGCAACATCAAGCTCTACGAAAAGAGCGGGCACATCATCACGTACCGCGACAAGATGTTCCCGTTCATGGAGGACGAGGAGAAGGAGACCTACATCCTCAAGCCCATGAACTGCCCGTTCCACATCGAGATCTACCAGTCTCAGCTCCGGTCGTACCGCGACCTCCCCGTCCGTTATGCCGAGTTCGGGACGGTCCACAGGTACGAGCAGAGCGGGGAAGTGACGGGCATCCTCCGGGCCCGCGGGTTCACCCAGGACGACGCCCACCTCTTCGTGACCCCCGACCAACTCTTAGAGGAGTTCATCGGGGTCGTCGACCTGATGAAGACCGTCCTCAAGAAGCTGGGCCTGCACGATTTCCGGGCCAGACTCGGGACGAAGGATCCGGCTTCGGACAAGTACGTCGGCCACGAAGACAACTGGACGGCGGCCACTGCGGCCATCGAAGAAGCTTGCCGCAGGATCGGATTCGACTACGAAGTCTCGCCCGGCGACGCCGCGTTCTACGGCCCGAAGCTCGACCTGATGATCAAGGACGCGCTGGGCCGCGAGTGGCAGATGGGGACCGTCCAAGTGGACTACAACCTTCCTGAGAGGTTCGAGCTCGAATACATCGGCGAAGACAGCAAGCCCCACCGGCCGATCATGATCCACCGTGCGCCGTTCGGTTCTCTGGAGCGCATGATCGGACTCTTGACGGAGCAGTACGCGGGCGCCTATCCGTTCTGGCTCTCGCCGTCCCAGATCGTGGTCCTTCCGATCGCCGACCGGCACAACGAGGCGGCCTTCGCCCTGGCCGACCGCCTACGCGACACGCTTTACGACACGAGGCCGCTCCGGGTCGAAGTCGACGACCGTCGCGAGACGCTCGGCAAGAAGATCCGCGAGAACCAACGGATGAAGGTGCCGTTCATGCTGATCATCGGTGACAAGGACATCGAGGCCGGGACGGTCGGAGTCCGCTCGCGCGAGGACGGCGACATCGGTGCGATGACGGTCGAGGAGTTTTTGGTCAAGCTGCCGTAA